From Pseudomonas sp. LS1212, the proteins below share one genomic window:
- a CDS encoding MFS transporter, which yields MPDNATPATSSRPSPELDELLIDCEADDEQVQQQPVVLKRPWLLLLGLILVALNLRPALSSMAPLLSDVSQSLGLSAAQAGLLTTLPVLCLGLFAPLAPVLARRFGSERVVLGILVMLAAGIALRSSLGSVGLFAGSILAGASIGVIGVLLPGIVKRDFAQQAGTMTGVYTMALCLGAAMAAGATVPLSEHLGDSWAMGLGFWLLPALVAALFWLPQAKQGHGAHQVAYRVRGLFRDPLAWQVTLYMGLQSSLAYIVFGWLPSILISRGLTATEAGLVLSGSVIVQLASSLTAPWLATRGRDQRPAILIVMLLTLAGLFGCLYAPIEGLWGWAVVLGLGQGATFSLALTLIVLRSRDSHVAANLSGMAQGIGYTLASMGPFAVGIVHDMTGGWDALGWIFGVIGVGAIVAGLGAGRALYVRVESEKV from the coding sequence ATGCCTGATAACGCTACACCTGCCACCAGCAGCCGGCCGTCCCCCGAGCTCGACGAACTGTTGATCGACTGCGAAGCCGATGATGAACAGGTGCAACAACAGCCGGTCGTGCTCAAGCGCCCCTGGTTGCTGTTGCTGGGCTTGATTCTGGTGGCGTTGAACCTGCGCCCGGCCTTGTCGAGCATGGCCCCGCTGCTCAGCGATGTGTCGCAAAGCCTTGGCCTGAGCGCCGCGCAGGCTGGCTTGCTGACCACATTGCCAGTGCTCTGCCTGGGCTTGTTCGCGCCGTTGGCGCCAGTGCTGGCGCGGCGATTTGGCAGTGAGCGGGTGGTCCTGGGGATCCTCGTGATGCTAGCCGCGGGCATCGCCTTGCGCAGCTCGTTGGGCTCAGTCGGGCTGTTCGCCGGGAGCATCCTCGCCGGGGCCAGTATCGGCGTGATCGGCGTGCTCTTGCCGGGCATCGTCAAACGGGATTTCGCCCAGCAGGCCGGGACCATGACCGGGGTCTACACCATGGCGCTGTGCCTGGGCGCGGCGATGGCGGCCGGTGCCACGGTGCCGTTGAGCGAGCATCTGGGCGACAGTTGGGCGATGGGGCTGGGTTTCTGGCTGCTGCCGGCGCTGGTCGCGGCGCTGTTCTGGTTGCCGCAAGCCAAGCAAGGGCATGGTGCGCATCAAGTGGCGTATCGGGTACGCGGGTTGTTCCGTGATCCGCTGGCGTGGCAGGTCACGCTGTACATGGGGCTGCAATCCTCGCTGGCCTACATCGTGTTTGGCTGGTTGCCATCGATTCTGATCAGTCGTGGCCTGACGGCGACCGAGGCCGGGCTGGTATTGTCCGGTTCGGTGATAGTGCAACTGGCAAGCTCGCTCACTGCGCCGTGGCTGGCGACCCGTGGGCGTGACCAGCGTCCGGCGATCCTGATTGTGATGCTGCTGACCTTGGCCGGGCTGTTCGGCTGTCTCTATGCACCGATCGAAGGGCTGTGGGGCTGGGCTGTGGTGCTTGGGCTGGGGCAGGGCGCTACCTTCAGCCTGGCCTTGACCCTGATCGTGCTGCGCTCACGTGATTCCCATGTGGCGGCGAACCTTTCGGGCATGGCCCAGGGCATTGGCTATACGCTGGCGTCGATGGGGCCGTTTGCCGTGGGAATCGTCCATGACATGACCGGCGGCTGGGATGCGCTGGGGTGGATTTTTGGGGTGATCGGGGTGGGTGCCATCGTTGCCGGGTTGGGGGCGGGGCGGGCGCTTTATGTGCGGGTTGAAAGCGAAAAGGTTTGA
- a CDS encoding DUF3077 domain-containing protein — MIKIVPDPPTSTPALTTIEKPFGTLDSNGQPLFAVRAGIPAEDALLHATTLIECAEGCARPRSGRRF; from the coding sequence ATGATAAAAATCGTCCCCGATCCGCCAACTTCCACCCCTGCACTCACCACCATCGAAAAACCCTTCGGCACCCTCGACAGCAACGGCCAACCACTGTTCGCCGTGCGCGCCGGCATTCCCGCCGAAGACGCCTTGCTCCACGCCACCACCCTCATCGAATGCGCCGAAGGCTGCGCTCGACCGCGTAGCGGGCGCAGATTCTGA
- a CDS encoding gamma-glutamyl-gamma-aminobutyrate hydrolase family protein, producing MSNSNTANPAKKTRKPVVLMSMGAQERKGHAYQVMTHKYITPLVDIAGCVAVLAPTCCGTEDLDQYLDLVDGVYLTGAGSNIDPALYGQDNLTPEKAQDRDRDLFDIPLVRAAIARGLPILGVCRGMQEINVALGGDIYQKVYAEDGFNDHREDTDEPVDMQYAESHSVNLVPGTWFAELMGTDSIKVNSLHGQGIKTLGEGLAPLAHAEDGLIEAIHAPDLPQFTCAVQWHPEWQATSNPDSVKLFSAFGEACRKRVAESV from the coding sequence ATGTCAAACAGCAATACTGCAAACCCTGCCAAGAAAACCCGTAAACCCGTAGTACTGATGTCCATGGGCGCCCAGGAGCGCAAAGGGCACGCCTACCAGGTCATGACCCACAAATACATCACGCCGCTGGTGGATATCGCCGGCTGCGTCGCCGTATTGGCGCCGACCTGCTGTGGCACCGAAGACCTCGATCAATACCTGGACCTGGTCGACGGCGTATACCTGACCGGTGCCGGCAGCAACATCGACCCTGCCCTGTATGGCCAGGACAACCTGACCCCGGAAAAGGCCCAGGACCGCGACCGCGACCTGTTCGACATTCCGCTGGTTCGTGCTGCCATCGCCCGTGGCCTGCCGATTCTGGGTGTCTGCCGTGGCATGCAGGAAATCAACGTGGCACTCGGTGGCGACATCTACCAGAAGGTCTACGCCGAAGATGGCTTCAACGATCACCGTGAAGACACCGACGAGCCTGTCGACATGCAGTACGCCGAGAGCCACAGCGTGAACCTGGTGCCCGGCACCTGGTTCGCCGAACTGATGGGCACCGACTCGATCAAGGTCAACTCGCTGCACGGCCAGGGCATCAAGACCCTGGGCGAAGGCCTGGCACCGCTGGCCCATGCCGAAGACGGACTGATCGAAGCCATCCATGCGCCCGACCTGCCGCAGTTTACCTGCGCGGTGCAGTGGCACCCGGAATGGCAAGCTACGAGCAACCCGGATTCGGTGAAACTGTTCTCCGCCTTCGGCGAAGCCTGCCGCAAGCGCGTTGCAGAAAGCGTTTAA
- a CDS encoding GIY-YIG nuclease family protein, translating to MTDSSPCTSSSPASKAWSVYLVRAANGSLYCGISDDPQRRFAAHQRGKGARFFCSSPAVALVYVEACGDKGEALRQERLIKKLRKSAKEALVASFTPISEPDESLSA from the coding sequence ATGACTGACTCCAGCCCCTGCACCTCATCCAGCCCCGCCAGCAAGGCGTGGAGTGTTTACCTGGTCCGCGCCGCCAACGGTTCCTTGTACTGCGGCATCAGCGATGATCCTCAGCGCCGCTTCGCCGCCCACCAGCGTGGCAAGGGTGCGCGATTTTTTTGCTCGAGCCCGGCAGTGGCACTGGTTTATGTCGAAGCCTGTGGCGACAAGGGGGAAGCCCTTCGGCAAGAGCGCTTGATCAAAAAACTCAGAAAAAGCGCCAAGGAAGCCCTGGTCGCGTCGTTCACGCCGATCAGCGAACCTGATGAGTCGTTATCGGCTTGA
- a CDS encoding glutathione S-transferase family protein: MTDLILHHYPTSPFAEKARLLLGFKGASWRSVLISPVMPKPDLTALTGGYRKTPVLQVGADIYCDTALIARRLDQEKALPALFPEGQEMTTAAFAAWADSVVFQHAVSLVFQPESVAVRFARLPPEAVKAFIDDRKALFSGGSAQRLSAEQAKHQWPTIMARLEQQLQREEGDYLFGEPSIADFAMAHPLWFLKGTPVTAPLVDAHPAVHAWLGRVLGFGHGAYSELSSEEALAIACDAQPAPLPEEAFNELNGFKAGDRVSIAATDYGVDPVEGELVFAGVEELILRREDERAGVVHVHFPRFGFKVEAR; the protein is encoded by the coding sequence ATGACCGATCTGATCCTGCATCACTACCCCACTTCACCCTTTGCCGAAAAAGCCCGCCTGCTGCTGGGCTTCAAGGGGGCATCGTGGCGTTCTGTCCTGATCTCGCCGGTCATGCCCAAACCGGACCTGACGGCATTGACCGGTGGTTATCGCAAGACGCCGGTGTTGCAGGTCGGGGCTGATATCTATTGCGACACCGCTCTGATCGCCCGCCGCCTGGACCAGGAAAAAGCCTTGCCTGCGCTCTTCCCCGAAGGCCAGGAAATGACCACTGCCGCCTTCGCCGCCTGGGCCGATTCGGTGGTGTTCCAGCATGCGGTAAGCCTGGTGTTCCAACCCGAATCGGTTGCCGTGCGTTTTGCCCGCCTGCCTCCCGAAGCGGTCAAGGCCTTTATCGACGACCGAAAGGCGCTGTTCAGTGGCGGCAGTGCCCAGCGTCTGTCCGCCGAGCAGGCCAAACACCAGTGGCCGACGATCATGGCGCGGCTGGAGCAACAACTGCAGCGTGAGGAGGGCGACTACCTGTTCGGCGAGCCGTCGATTGCCGACTTCGCCATGGCCCATCCGTTGTGGTTCCTCAAGGGCACGCCGGTGACGGCGCCCTTGGTCGATGCGCACCCGGCCGTGCATGCGTGGCTGGGGCGCGTGCTGGGCTTCGGTCACGGCGCCTATAGCGAGCTCAGTAGCGAAGAAGCCCTGGCGATTGCGTGCGATGCTCAACCGGCGCCCTTGCCGGAAGAGGCCTTCAATGAGCTCAATGGTTTCAAGGCTGGTGATCGGGTGTCGATTGCCGCGACCGACTATGGCGTGGATCCGGTGGAAGGGGAGTTGGTGTTTGCCGGGGTCGAGGAGTTGATTCTACGCCGCGAGGATGAACGGGCCGGGGTGGTGCATGTGCACTTTCCGCGGTTTGGCTTCAAGGTAGAGGCGCGCTGA
- the bglX gene encoding beta-glucosidase BglX, which yields MDGFHRSRHDRLCLFALFISLQCAPVLAVTQPAPALDKTTFINQLLDQMTPEEKIGQLRQRFASSAMPEPEVLQSIAAGKTGAMFGMAPRPVIRALQDAAVKQSRLKIPLFFGYDVIHGHRTIFPINLALASSWDMDAIAVSGRIAAKEASADGLDMTFAPMVDISRDPRWGRISEGFGEDTYLVSRIAGVMTKAFQGEAPSAPGSIMACVKHFALYGAVEGGRDYNSTDMSPVRMYQDYLPPYRAAIDAGAGSMMVALTTVNGVPATANDWLLQDLLRKDWGFKGLTLSDHGAVAELIEHGVARDGRQAAKAAIKAGIDMSMSDTFYGQELPGLLLSGEVSRQEIDNAVRQVLVAKYDMGLFADPYRRIGSANDDPIDSHAESRLHRAQAREVARKTLVLLKNSNDTLPLKKQGTIALVGPLAKNPVDILGSWHASGQPSQSVTVYDGLASALHNKATLLYARGANIIEDKTSIDKLADGNVEIDPRPATQMLEQALDVARQADVVVAVLGESRGMTHEAASRTNLSLPGRQSELLAALKATGKPLVLVLMNGRPLSIGKEHDLADAVLETWFSGTEGGNAIADVLLGDYNPSGKLPITFPRSVGQIPTYYNHLNTGRPLTPGASAIYTSQYFDLPHSPLYPFGYGLSYTDFSLSDITLSTQRLSADNTLEASIKVKNTGTRDGETVVQLYIQDVSASISRPVKELKDFQKIMLKAGEERTLHFTVDEHDLKFYNSRLQYAAEPGEFNLQIGLDSQNVKQQRFEWQ from the coding sequence ATGGATGGTTTTCATAGATCACGTCACGACAGGCTGTGTTTGTTCGCACTGTTCATCAGCCTGCAGTGCGCACCTGTACTTGCAGTAACCCAGCCCGCCCCGGCTCTCGACAAGACTACTTTCATAAACCAGCTGCTCGATCAGATGACCCCGGAAGAAAAAATCGGGCAGCTGCGTCAACGCTTTGCCAGTTCAGCAATGCCCGAACCCGAGGTACTACAGAGCATTGCCGCCGGAAAAACCGGGGCAATGTTCGGAATGGCGCCTCGCCCGGTGATCCGCGCCCTGCAGGACGCCGCGGTAAAACAGAGTCGTTTGAAAATCCCGCTGTTTTTTGGCTACGACGTGATCCATGGTCACAGAACCATCTTCCCGATCAACCTCGCATTGGCCTCCAGTTGGGATATGGATGCTATCGCCGTGAGCGGTCGTATCGCGGCCAAGGAGGCCAGTGCGGACGGGTTGGACATGACGTTTGCCCCCATGGTCGATATCAGCCGTGACCCGCGTTGGGGACGCATTTCGGAAGGCTTTGGCGAGGACACCTACCTTGTTTCCCGGATCGCCGGGGTAATGACCAAGGCATTTCAAGGCGAGGCCCCAAGCGCACCCGGCAGCATCATGGCCTGCGTCAAGCATTTTGCGTTGTACGGGGCTGTCGAAGGCGGTCGCGACTACAACAGCACAGACATGAGCCCGGTCCGCATGTACCAGGATTATCTACCCCCTTACCGCGCTGCCATCGACGCGGGCGCCGGTTCGATGATGGTTGCCTTGACCACGGTCAATGGCGTGCCGGCCACCGCCAATGACTGGCTGTTGCAGGATCTGCTGCGCAAGGACTGGGGCTTCAAGGGGCTGACCCTCAGTGATCATGGCGCTGTTGCCGAGTTGATTGAGCATGGTGTGGCCCGCGATGGAAGGCAGGCGGCCAAAGCGGCAATCAAAGCGGGTATCGACATGAGCATGAGCGATACTTTCTACGGGCAGGAATTGCCTGGCCTGCTGCTATCCGGGGAAGTTTCCCGACAAGAAATCGATAACGCCGTACGCCAGGTGCTGGTGGCCAAGTATGACATGGGCCTCTTTGCAGACCCTTACCGACGCATAGGCAGTGCCAATGACGACCCGATCGACAGCCATGCCGAAAGTCGCCTGCATAGAGCACAAGCCCGCGAAGTGGCACGCAAGACACTGGTATTGCTGAAAAACAGCAACGACACCTTGCCCTTGAAGAAACAAGGCACCATCGCCCTTGTCGGCCCCCTGGCCAAAAACCCGGTCGACATCCTCGGCAGCTGGCATGCCAGCGGGCAGCCATCCCAGTCAGTGACCGTTTACGATGGCCTGGCAAGCGCCTTGCACAACAAGGCCACCCTCCTCTATGCGCGAGGGGCAAACATCATCGAAGACAAAACGAGCATCGACAAACTGGCAGATGGCAACGTCGAAATCGACCCCCGCCCGGCAACGCAAATGCTTGAACAAGCACTTGATGTGGCCCGGCAAGCCGATGTGGTGGTCGCCGTGCTTGGCGAATCGCGTGGCATGACCCACGAAGCAGCGAGCAGGACCAACCTGAGCCTCCCGGGTCGCCAGAGCGAACTGCTGGCTGCGCTGAAAGCCACCGGAAAACCGTTGGTGCTGGTATTGATGAACGGTCGCCCATTGTCGATTGGCAAAGAGCATGACCTGGCCGACGCAGTGCTGGAAACCTGGTTCAGCGGCACCGAAGGCGGTAACGCAATTGCCGATGTGCTGTTGGGTGACTACAACCCTTCCGGCAAGTTGCCGATTACCTTCCCGCGCTCGGTGGGGCAAATTCCCACTTACTACAATCATCTGAATACAGGCAGGCCGCTCACACCCGGTGCGTCAGCCATTTATACGTCGCAATACTTCGACCTGCCTCACAGCCCGTTGTACCCGTTCGGTTATGGCCTGAGCTACACCGATTTCAGCCTGTCCGACATCACGTTATCCACCCAACGCTTGAGCGCCGATAACACACTCGAGGCCAGCATCAAGGTTAAAAACACGGGCACTCGCGATGGCGAAACGGTTGTGCAGCTGTATATCCAGGACGTTTCAGCCTCCATCAGCAGGCCTGTGAAGGAACTGAAAGACTTCCAGAAAATCATGCTCAAGGCCGGCGAAGAACGCACCCTGCATTTCACCGTCGATGAGCATGACCTGAAATTCTACAACTCGCGCTTGCAGTACGCCGCAGAACCCGGTGAGTTCAACCTGCAAATCGGCCTGGATTCTCAAAACGTGAAGCAGCAGCGCTTCGAATGGCAATGA
- the yejK gene encoding nucleoid-associated protein YejK, producing MPIRHCIVHLIDKKPDGTPAVLHARDSELAESAAIENLLADLNDSYNAKQGKAWGLFHAESGAHPFSGWLKEYLDGGKDFTAFSRVAVEHLQKLMEESNLSVGGHVLFAHYQQGMTDYLAIALLHHSEGVAVNAELDVTPSRHLDLGQLHLAARINISEWQNNKQSRQYISFIKGKNGKKVSEYFRDFIGCQEGVDGPGETRTLLKAFSDFVESEDLPEEAAREKTQALVDYATGQTKMGEPVGLEELSGLIDEDRPRAFYDHIRNKDYGLSPEIPADKRTLNQFRRFTGRAEGLSISFEAHLLGSKIEYDEQAGTLIIKGLPTQLTDQLKRRKD from the coding sequence ATGCCGATCCGTCATTGCATCGTCCACCTGATCGACAAGAAACCCGATGGCACCCCTGCGGTGCTGCACGCCCGCGATTCGGAACTGGCCGAGTCTGCGGCCATCGAAAACCTGTTGGCCGACCTCAACGACAGCTACAACGCCAAACAGGGTAAAGCCTGGGGGCTGTTCCATGCCGAGTCCGGCGCGCACCCGTTCAGCGGCTGGCTCAAGGAATACCTGGACGGCGGCAAGGACTTCACCGCGTTCAGCCGCGTGGCGGTCGAACACCTGCAAAAGTTGATGGAAGAGTCCAACCTGTCAGTGGGCGGCCACGTATTGTTCGCCCACTACCAACAAGGCATGACCGACTACCTGGCCATCGCCCTGCTGCACCACAGCGAAGGCGTGGCGGTGAACGCCGAGCTGGATGTGACCCCGTCCCGCCACCTGGACCTGGGCCAGTTGCACCTGGCCGCGCGCATCAACATCTCCGAGTGGCAGAACAACAAGCAGTCCAGGCAGTACATCTCTTTCATCAAGGGCAAGAACGGCAAGAAGGTCTCGGAATACTTCCGCGACTTCATCGGCTGCCAGGAAGGCGTCGACGGCCCGGGCGAAACCCGCACCCTGCTCAAGGCCTTCAGCGACTTCGTCGAAAGCGAAGACCTGCCCGAAGAAGCCGCCCGCGAAAAAACCCAGGCCCTGGTCGACTACGCCACCGGCCAGACCAAAATGGGCGAACCCGTGGGCCTGGAAGAACTCTCCGGCCTGATCGACGAAGACCGCCCACGGGCCTTCTACGATCACATCCGCAACAAGGATTACGGGCTGTCGCCGGAGATCCCGGCGGATAAGCGCACGCTCAACCAGTTCCGCCGCTTCACCGGGCGGGCCGAAGGTTTGTCGATCAGCTTCGAGGCGCATTTGCTCGGTTCGAAGATCGAGTACGACGAGCAAGCCGGTACCCTGATCATCAAGGGCCTGCCGACGCAATTGACCGACCAGCTGAAGCGCCGCAAGGACTGA
- a CDS encoding HU family DNA-binding protein, whose translation MALTKDQLIADIAEAIDAPKTTARNALEQLGQIVADQLENGSEITLPGIGKLKITERPARTGRNPSTGAAIEIAAKKVVKFVPAKVLTDAVNK comes from the coding sequence ATGGCATTGACCAAAGACCAACTGATCGCCGATATCGCTGAAGCTATCGACGCGCCGAAAACCACCGCGCGCAATGCTCTCGAGCAGCTCGGCCAGATCGTTGCTGATCAACTGGAAAATGGCAGTGAAATCACTCTGCCAGGCATTGGCAAACTGAAAATCACTGAACGTCCTGCCCGTACTGGCCGCAACCCTTCGACTGGCGCTGCCATCGAAATCGCTGCAAAGAAAGTCGTAAAGTTCGTACCAGCCAAAGTGCTGACCGATGCTGTAAACAAGTAA
- the rlmF gene encoding 23S rRNA (adenine(1618)-N(6))-methyltransferase RlmF, with protein sequence MTTPNKPTLHPRNRHQGRYDFPHLIKSSPELGQYVILNPYGKESIDFANPAAVKVFNRALLKALYGINHWDIPADYLCPPIPGRADYLHFLADLLAECNAGVIPRGASVRALDVGVGANCVYPLLGHSDYRWQFLGSDIDPVALASAKAIVQANGLAKAIGLRQQANRKHILLGLLQSDERFDLTLCNPPFHASLEEATRGSQRKWRALGKADPKRKLPVLNFGGRGNELWCEGGEIRFVSQLINESAQVGQQVFWFSTLVSKASNLPGIQAALKKAGALETRVVEMGQGQKQSRFVAWTFLDKTQQQTWRQLRWAQKA encoded by the coding sequence ATGACCACCCCCAACAAACCCACCCTACACCCGCGCAACCGCCACCAAGGCCGTTACGACTTCCCCCATCTGATCAAAAGCAGCCCGGAACTGGGCCAGTACGTGATCCTCAACCCCTACGGCAAGGAAAGCATCGACTTCGCCAACCCGGCGGCGGTCAAGGTCTTCAACCGTGCCCTGCTCAAGGCCTTGTACGGCATCAACCACTGGGATATCCCGGCCGATTACCTGTGCCCGCCAATTCCGGGCCGGGCCGATTACCTGCACTTTCTCGCCGACCTGCTCGCCGAATGCAACGCTGGCGTGATCCCGCGTGGTGCCAGCGTGCGTGCGCTGGACGTGGGCGTGGGCGCCAACTGCGTCTATCCCTTGCTCGGCCATAGCGATTACCGCTGGCAATTCCTGGGTTCGGATATCGACCCTGTTGCCCTGGCGTCGGCCAAGGCCATCGTCCAGGCCAACGGGCTCGCCAAAGCTATCGGCCTGCGTCAGCAAGCCAATCGCAAGCACATCCTGCTCGGCCTGCTGCAAAGCGACGAACGTTTCGACCTGACCCTGTGCAACCCACCCTTCCATGCGTCACTGGAAGAAGCCACCCGTGGCAGCCAGCGCAAATGGCGGGCGCTGGGCAAGGCCGACCCCAAGCGCAAGTTGCCGGTGCTGAATTTCGGCGGCCGGGGCAACGAACTGTGGTGCGAAGGCGGCGAGATCCGCTTTGTCAGCCAATTGATCAATGAAAGCGCGCAGGTGGGCCAACAGGTGTTCTGGTTCAGCACCCTGGTATCCAAGGCTTCCAACCTGCCGGGCATCCAGGCTGCGCTGAAGAAGGCCGGGGCGCTGGAAACCCGAGTCGTGGAGATGGGTCAGGGGCAAAAACAAAGCCGCTTCGTCGCCTGGACCTTCCTCGACAAGACGCAGCAACAAACCTGGCGGCAACTGCGCTGGGCGCAGAAGGCATAA